The following are from one region of the Ruficoccus sp. ZRK36 genome:
- a CDS encoding Asp23/Gls24 family envelope stress response protein, whose protein sequence is MPAKKPSQPADESDPNSIPTPVEATESSDEIHINIPVVANIVKMAALQVDGVYSVGGTFADGLWETLGAKKGDRGVEVKEDEAENYLIQIHVEMRFGVSIATTAKIVQQTIREQVEAMTSKGVAKVEVFIDGVRMEQPESAKKSAEQWEQQPHTD, encoded by the coding sequence ATGCCAGCCAAGAAACCTTCCCAGCCCGCCGACGAATCGGATCCCAATAGCATCCCTACTCCGGTTGAAGCTACGGAAAGCTCCGATGAGATTCATATTAACATCCCTGTGGTCGCCAATATCGTGAAGATGGCCGCGCTGCAGGTGGACGGTGTGTACTCCGTGGGCGGTACCTTCGCTGATGGCCTGTGGGAGACTCTCGGTGCCAAGAAGGGCGACCGCGGCGTCGAGGTAAAGGAAGACGAAGCGGAAAACTACCTGATCCAGATCCACGTGGAAATGCGCTTCGGGGTCAGCATCGCCACGACCGCCAAGATCGTCCAGCAGACGATCCGCGAGCAGGTCGAAGCCATGACCAGCAAAGGCGTGGCCAAGGTCGAAGTCTTTATCGACGGCGTCCGCATGGAGCAGCCCGAGTCGGCTAAGAAGAGCGCCGAGCAGTGGGAGCAGCAGCCCCACACCGACTAG
- a CDS encoding DNA translocase FtsK: MVFLEMGLFSKKPAATQEKTSFAPRQPQSKPFWALVVLALSIIYIVALLDFNPSQSPHLHVGGDSDQNLTGTLGAELAYRTFWLFGIVSWLIPLLLFWISYLLLFRQAHRVRLRLAISAVFFLISLTGLSTLVDEQVFETPRPEEFSWNAPASTDTGLQILTTSQGAPERRYYFNGLGGLMGRLVFNNLAIKYAGSFGTSLLILLIFLVSGLFLFTDNLQQTLERLEQKRKARKERQAELKAARAKQAPPERSIKGVFPSKKAPPPKKEERKPSLRSEDEAIITPGTAPEEAAPVEEPPPPAPEPAAASGPKKGPAIFNLTRKKEAEDKAQARKPLSVTQHPLKILDSEVTEKARITRPEKKGNHTFPSIELLNEPVQPGENHASPEEHQERARDIARILDEFNVKVEPAEVQTGPVITRYEIVPAPGVRVEKILNLDKNLALGLRAEAVRILAPVPGKGTVGIEVPNPKPLPVTMREIVESRAWAESKAEIPVVLGKDVTGKPIVEDLTRMPHMLIAGSTGSGKTVCINSVIASLLYHAAPEDLRFLMVDPKVVEMQVYNKLPHMLIPVVTEPKKVPGALKYLISEMERRYQIFAKVGVRNIAGFNAKIAKNKKERAEAEAREAEMSSAMSPEERAAASNLEVPRDDDVEFEIPDKRMHYIVCIIDELADLMMVAPQDIETGIARLAQLARAAGIHLILATQRPSVNVITGVIKANLPTRVSFKVASKVDSRTILDQGGAEALIGKGDMLFVPPGTSNLVRAQGAFVSDDEINGIVDFLNDKNGDPSFAEEVQQQIEAGGEEGGGGAEGEWDDELVPAAIDVLRATKRASTSMLQRRLKIGYNRAARIMEILEDEGIVGPENGSSPREIMRDLDSL; the protein is encoded by the coding sequence ATGGTCTTTTTGGAAATGGGCCTCTTCTCGAAAAAACCTGCCGCCACGCAGGAGAAAACATCTTTCGCCCCGCGCCAACCCCAGTCCAAGCCTTTCTGGGCCTTGGTGGTGCTGGCTCTCAGCATCATCTATATTGTTGCCTTGCTGGACTTTAACCCGAGCCAGTCGCCGCATCTGCATGTCGGCGGGGACTCGGACCAGAACCTCACGGGCACCCTTGGCGCCGAGCTGGCATACCGGACGTTTTGGCTGTTCGGGATCGTCTCGTGGCTGATCCCGCTGCTGCTGTTCTGGATCAGCTATCTCCTGCTTTTCCGGCAGGCCCACCGGGTCCGCCTGCGCCTGGCGATCTCGGCTGTGTTCTTCCTGATCTCGCTGACCGGTCTGTCCACCCTCGTCGATGAGCAAGTCTTCGAAACGCCGCGCCCGGAGGAGTTCAGTTGGAACGCTCCCGCATCGACCGATACCGGCCTGCAGATTCTTACCACCAGCCAGGGTGCCCCGGAGCGTCGCTACTACTTTAACGGACTCGGGGGGCTCATGGGCCGTCTGGTCTTCAATAACCTGGCGATCAAGTACGCCGGTTCCTTTGGCACGAGCCTGCTCATCCTGCTGATTTTCCTCGTGAGCGGGCTGTTTCTGTTTACGGACAACCTGCAGCAAACGCTGGAGCGCCTGGAGCAAAAGCGCAAAGCCCGCAAGGAGCGCCAGGCCGAACTTAAAGCCGCCCGTGCCAAGCAGGCGCCGCCCGAGCGTTCGATCAAGGGGGTTTTCCCCAGCAAGAAGGCACCGCCGCCCAAGAAGGAAGAGCGCAAGCCCTCCCTGCGCAGCGAAGATGAAGCCATCATCACGCCCGGCACCGCCCCGGAAGAAGCTGCGCCCGTGGAAGAGCCACCTCCCCCCGCTCCTGAGCCTGCTGCCGCCTCCGGCCCGAAGAAAGGCCCTGCCATCTTTAACCTCACCCGCAAGAAAGAGGCCGAAGACAAGGCTCAGGCCCGCAAGCCCCTCTCCGTCACCCAGCATCCACTCAAGATTCTGGACAGCGAGGTCACTGAAAAGGCCCGCATCACCCGCCCTGAGAAAAAGGGTAACCACACCTTCCCCTCGATCGAGCTGCTCAACGAGCCCGTGCAGCCCGGCGAAAACCACGCCTCCCCCGAGGAGCATCAGGAGCGCGCCCGCGACATCGCCCGCATTCTGGACGAGTTTAACGTCAAGGTGGAGCCCGCCGAGGTCCAGACCGGGCCGGTCATCACCCGCTACGAGATCGTGCCCGCTCCCGGCGTGCGCGTAGAGAAGATTCTCAACCTGGACAAAAACCTCGCCCTGGGCCTGCGGGCCGAGGCGGTGCGCATCCTCGCCCCCGTCCCCGGTAAGGGCACGGTCGGCATCGAGGTGCCCAACCCCAAGCCCCTGCCCGTAACGATGCGCGAGATCGTCGAGTCCCGCGCATGGGCCGAGTCCAAGGCCGAGATCCCGGTCGTCCTGGGTAAGGACGTGACCGGCAAGCCCATTGTCGAAGACCTGACCCGCATGCCCCACATGCTCATCGCCGGTTCCACCGGCTCGGGTAAGACGGTCTGCATCAACTCCGTCATCGCCTCCCTGCTCTACCACGCCGCCCCCGAGGACCTGCGCTTCCTCATGGTGGACCCGAAGGTCGTGGAAATGCAGGTCTACAACAAGCTGCCGCACATGCTGATCCCGGTCGTGACCGAGCCCAAGAAGGTGCCCGGCGCGCTCAAGTACCTGATCAGCGAAATGGAACGGCGCTACCAGATTTTCGCCAAGGTAGGCGTGCGCAATATCGCTGGCTTTAACGCCAAGATCGCGAAGAACAAAAAGGAACGCGCCGAGGCCGAGGCCCGCGAGGCAGAAATGTCTTCGGCCATGAGCCCGGAGGAGCGCGCAGCCGCTTCCAACCTGGAAGTCCCCCGCGACGACGACGTGGAGTTCGAGATCCCCGACAAGCGCATGCACTACATCGTGTGCATCATTGACGAGCTGGCCGACCTCATGATGGTCGCCCCGCAGGACATCGAGACGGGGATTGCCCGCCTCGCCCAGCTCGCCCGTGCCGCCGGCATCCACCTCATCCTGGCCACCCAGCGCCCCTCCGTGAACGTCATCACCGGCGTGATCAAGGCCAACTTGCCCACCCGCGTCTCCTTCAAGGTCGCCTCCAAGGTCGACAGCCGCACCATCCTCGACCAGGGCGGTGCCGAGGCCCTCATCGGTAAGGGCGACATGCTCTTCGTGCCTCCCGGCACCTCGAACCTCGTCCGTGCTCAGGGTGCCTTCGTCTCCGACGACGAGATCAACGGCATTGTAGATTTCCTCAACGACAAGAATGGGGACCCGAGCTTCGCCGAAGAGGTGCAGCAGCAGATCGAAGCCGGTGGCGAGGAAGGCGGCGGCGGTGCCGAGGGAGAATGGGACGACGAGCTCGTACCCGCTGCCATCGACGTGCTCCGAGCCACCAAGCGCGCCTCCACCTCGATGCTCCAGCGCCGCCTCAAGATCGGCTACAACCGCGCCGCCCGCATCATGGAGATCCTCGAAGACGAGGGCATCGTCGGCCCCGAGAACGGCTCCAGCCCCCGCGAGATCATGCGCGACCTGGACAGCCTGTAA
- a CDS encoding type I phosphomannose isomerase catalytic subunit, with protein sequence MRFYAFKPIYQERVWGGRGLADQLGRALPGEAPIGESWEIVDRPEAQSVVAEGPQAGLTLRELVEKHADTVMGPGYDASTPFPILVKWLDCQDRLSLQVHPPADIAPSLGGEPKTENWYVAEAEPHAAMLIGLKNGVTREEFETALRENRAEPLVHRIPAKKGESMFVRSGRLHALDAGCLILEIQQNSDTTYRVYDWGRVGLDGQPRQLHIEESLKCIEFNDYEPDLLRPVGDKQVIAESELFNITRYTLRSGQKLEFPAGEQPRLIGVVDGALRDCADETTIGRSANVLLPYAESFTLEAIHSPTTVLVTDGFGGA encoded by the coding sequence ATGCGCTTTTACGCTTTCAAACCTATTTATCAGGAACGTGTCTGGGGCGGACGTGGTCTGGCAGACCAACTCGGGCGGGCTCTGCCCGGCGAGGCCCCTATCGGCGAGAGCTGGGAGATTGTGGATCGCCCCGAGGCCCAGTCTGTCGTGGCCGAAGGGCCGCAGGCAGGGCTGACCCTGCGTGAACTGGTGGAAAAGCACGCCGACACCGTGATGGGGCCCGGCTACGATGCCTCGACCCCCTTTCCGATTCTGGTCAAGTGGCTGGACTGTCAGGACCGTCTGAGCCTGCAGGTTCACCCCCCGGCAGACATCGCTCCGAGCCTCGGCGGCGAGCCCAAGACCGAAAACTGGTACGTGGCCGAGGCCGAGCCGCACGCGGCCATGCTCATCGGGCTGAAAAACGGCGTCACCCGCGAGGAATTTGAAACCGCCCTGCGCGAAAACCGGGCCGAGCCTCTCGTGCACCGTATCCCCGCCAAAAAGGGCGAGTCGATGTTTGTGCGCAGTGGCCGCCTGCACGCGCTGGACGCCGGTTGCCTGATCCTGGAGATCCAGCAAAACTCCGATACGACCTACCGCGTGTACGACTGGGGGCGTGTCGGGCTCGACGGCCAGCCGCGCCAGCTCCACATCGAGGAGTCCCTCAAGTGTATCGAGTTCAACGACTACGAGCCGGACCTCCTGCGTCCGGTGGGCGACAAGCAAGTCATCGCCGAATCCGAGCTGTTTAACATCACCCGCTATACACTCCGCTCTGGCCAGAAGCTGGAGTTCCCCGCCGGGGAGCAGCCGCGTCTGATCGGTGTGGTCGACGGTGCGCTGCGCGACTGTGCGGACGAGACCACAATCGGTCGCAGTGCAAATGTTCTGCTTCCCTATGCGGAGAGCTTCACGCTGGAGGCCATTCACTCGCCGACCACCGTGCTGGTGACGGATGGTTTCGGGGGTGCGTGA
- the amaP gene encoding alkaline shock response membrane anchor protein AmaP, with amino-acid sequence MNEENKILSFYHTQIEPYLQDRVLVICVAIVLLFLLLGVGMLRRRGRPIRVFKTTSGRVQVTRGAIRDLVLGACRHVNAAHRPKVHIKARRGRLAIRIDLRLNEDQRLNDVAVKLQTRIEDVLQDTLSLDRRSVRIDIGLKGIRHNKKTTPPEEEALPVAVAPVPDVAPARAEEDSFVPATSPSEPELDNVAEDTESEPKPKRSFFGWGSRKSTPSDEDEVEDPVDATADDDDPFAPGHVSESDEDREKKA; translated from the coding sequence ATGAACGAGGAAAACAAGATTCTGAGTTTTTATCACACGCAGATTGAGCCGTACCTGCAGGACCGCGTGCTCGTGATCTGCGTCGCCATTGTCCTGCTGTTTCTGCTGCTGGGTGTCGGTATGCTGCGCCGTCGCGGGCGTCCGATCCGGGTTTTCAAGACCACTTCCGGGCGTGTGCAGGTGACACGCGGGGCCATCCGTGATCTCGTTCTCGGTGCCTGCCGCCACGTCAACGCCGCTCATCGCCCCAAGGTCCACATCAAGGCTCGCCGTGGACGGCTCGCCATCCGCATCGATCTGCGCCTGAACGAAGACCAGCGTCTGAATGACGTTGCGGTCAAGCTCCAGACGCGCATCGAGGATGTCCTGCAGGACACGCTAAGCCTCGATCGGCGCAGCGTGCGTATCGACATCGGCCTGAAGGGGATTCGCCATAACAAGAAGACCACACCTCCCGAGGAGGAGGCACTTCCTGTGGCCGTCGCTCCTGTCCCCGATGTGGCTCCGGCACGGGCCGAGGAGGACTCTTTCGTCCCCGCCACGAGCCCGAGCGAGCCTGAGCTCGACAATGTCGCCGAGGACACGGAATCCGAGCCCAAGCCCAAGCGGAGCTTTTTCGGCTGGGGTAGCCGTAAATCCACGCCGTCCGATGAGGACGAGGTCGAGGATCCGGTCGATGCTACTGCCGACGACGACGATCCTTTCGCACCCGGGCATGTTTCCGAGTCGGACGAAGATCGCGAAAAGAAGGCCTGA
- a CDS encoding 50S ribosomal protein L11 methyltransferase, whose protein sequence is MFILKTEVPTELAEALEAYFCEEGLLDWGIESAPGGPLFLKGFYETEAEADAGLAALREAFAELPAEFAREQIEDREWQEAYKEFLKPWAKPPLHWVPAWERESYPLPDGDVALYLDAGMAFGTGSHETTRLMARRLLDFRAERGDAFPSQRIIDAGCGSGILALSAVLLGAKNVYGFDQDPEAIRVSRENTLFNKISPEAVAFAEAGIESGLEGRQTDFMMANIQADILKIHAAGLFAAMAPNGTLALSGILARELDEVKEHFNTVATEAGISYRVDTRVDGEWADLCYFL, encoded by the coding sequence ATGTTTATCCTCAAAACCGAAGTCCCCACCGAACTGGCTGAGGCCCTCGAAGCCTACTTCTGCGAAGAAGGGCTCCTCGACTGGGGCATCGAATCCGCTCCCGGCGGCCCCCTTTTCCTCAAAGGCTTTTACGAAACGGAGGCCGAGGCTGACGCCGGGCTGGCCGCTCTGCGCGAAGCCTTCGCTGAGCTGCCCGCTGAGTTCGCCCGCGAGCAGATCGAGGACCGCGAGTGGCAGGAAGCGTACAAGGAGTTCCTAAAGCCCTGGGCCAAGCCCCCGCTGCACTGGGTGCCCGCCTGGGAACGTGAGAGCTACCCCCTGCCCGACGGGGACGTGGCCCTGTACCTGGACGCCGGGATGGCCTTCGGGACGGGTAGCCACGAAACGACCCGCCTGATGGCGCGCCGCCTGCTCGACTTTCGTGCGGAGCGCGGGGACGCCTTCCCCTCCCAGCGCATCATCGACGCCGGGTGCGGCTCGGGCATCCTGGCCCTGTCCGCCGTCCTGCTCGGTGCAAAGAATGTCTACGGCTTTGACCAGGACCCCGAGGCGATCCGCGTCAGCCGCGAGAACACGCTCTTTAACAAGATTTCCCCCGAGGCCGTCGCCTTTGCCGAGGCTGGGATCGAGTCCGGCCTCGAAGGCCGCCAGACTGACTTCATGATGGCCAACATCCAGGCCGACATCCTGAAGATTCACGCCGCCGGGCTGTTCGCTGCCATGGCGCCAAACGGTACCCTCGCCCTCAGCGGCATCCTCGCCCGCGAGCTCGATGAGGTGAAAGAGCATTTCAACACCGTCGCGACCGAGGCGGGCATCAGCTATCGCGTGGACACGCGGGTAGATGGCGAATGGGCCGACCTCTGCTACTTTTTGTAA
- a CDS encoding adenylyltransferase/cytidyltransferase family protein, giving the protein MPPALDIPKLLSLDDAARQREDARQAGEKVVLTNGCFDLLHTGHLFFLKKAAEQGDRLYVALNGDKSVQALKGPTRPVQSEQERAYLMGNLPFIDALVIFHTPRLTHEIQVLQPDVYVKAGDYDIGSLNPEERAALEACGTDIRFLPFLEGYSTTSLIAKIRAAADTF; this is encoded by the coding sequence ATGCCGCCCGCACTCGACATCCCCAAGCTTCTCAGCCTCGACGACGCTGCCCGCCAGCGTGAAGACGCCCGCCAGGCCGGGGAAAAAGTCGTGCTCACCAACGGATGCTTCGACCTGCTGCATACCGGGCATCTGTTTTTCCTGAAGAAAGCCGCCGAGCAGGGTGACCGGCTCTATGTCGCCCTCAACGGCGATAAGAGCGTGCAGGCGCTGAAAGGCCCCACCCGCCCCGTGCAGAGCGAACAAGAGCGCGCCTACCTGATGGGGAACCTGCCCTTTATCGACGCGCTTGTCATCTTTCACACGCCGCGGCTGACTCACGAGATTCAGGTGCTGCAGCCAGACGTATACGTCAAGGCCGGTGACTACGACATCGGCAGCCTCAACCCCGAGGAGCGCGCGGCGCTCGAAGCCTGCGGGACCGACATCCGCTTCCTGCCTTTTCTCGAAGGCTACAGCACCACTTCGCTCATCGCGAAGATCCGCGCTGCCGCCGACACATTCTGA
- the thiE gene encoding thiamine phosphate synthase: MAADLQSALFYAILDTGYVPRDSLVDKCRALLAGGADIIQLRAKHENTSERIEILNTLVPLFADTEVPLVVNDDLEAALAFPGLGLHVGQDDLPPDEARERLGEGRVLGLSTHSPDQAAGAIDHAAVLDYFAVGPVFATPTKPDYTPVGLNLVSHVAGLDAPLPWFAIGGIKLHNVAQVLAAGARRVVAVSDVLCAEDSAAVIRDYKSACSR; the protein is encoded by the coding sequence ATGGCGGCAGACCTGCAGTCGGCGTTGTTTTACGCTATTTTGGATACCGGCTATGTGCCGCGTGACTCACTGGTGGACAAGTGCCGGGCCTTGCTGGCCGGTGGGGCGGATATTATCCAGCTGCGCGCCAAGCACGAAAACACTTCGGAGCGTATCGAAATTTTAAATACGCTCGTCCCGCTTTTTGCCGACACGGAAGTGCCGCTGGTCGTGAACGACGATCTGGAGGCTGCGTTGGCTTTCCCGGGGCTGGGGCTGCACGTCGGGCAGGATGACCTGCCGCCGGATGAAGCACGCGAGCGTCTCGGAGAGGGGCGTGTGCTCGGCCTCTCCACGCACTCACCGGATCAGGCTGCTGGCGCGATTGACCATGCGGCGGTCCTCGACTACTTCGCCGTGGGTCCGGTCTTTGCCACCCCGACCAAGCCGGACTACACGCCCGTGGGCCTGAACCTTGTCAGCCATGTCGCCGGGCTGGATGCACCGCTACCGTGGTTCGCCATCGGGGGGATCAAGCTCCACAATGTAGCTCAGGTGCTCGCGGCTGGAGCGCGCCGAGTGGTTGCGGTTTCAGATGTGCTGTGCGCGGAGGATTCGGCAGCGGTCATCCGTGACTATAAGTCGGCGTGCAGTCGCTGA
- the accC gene encoding acetyl-CoA carboxylase biotin carboxylase subunit codes for MIKKILIANRGEIALRIVRACRELGVKTLAVYSEADEQSLHVQLADEAICIGPAASSESYLKADRIISAAEIADVDAIHPGFGFLSENAEFAEQCESCNIKFIGPNSSTIRLMGDKAMAKSVALKAKAPVIPGSDGPVETETEALKLAKQIGFPVIIKAVAGGGGKGMRLAHNAVAFVREFQLARAEAEKAFGNGSVYVEKFIENPRHIEFQLLGDEHGKIIHLGERDCSVQRRYQKVVEEAPSPFVDEKLRAKMGKAAVAIAEECGYQNAGTVEFLVDKNGDFYFIEMNTRIQVEHGITEEVTGYDLVKRQIAIAAGEKLDLDQKDVRFIRHAIECRINAEDPARNFAPCPGKIDLYYPPGGHGVRIDSHIYGGYVVPPYYDSMISKVISYGQTREIAIDRMYRALNEYIIRGIRTSIPFCAAIMKDPVFRSGEATTKFVGDFMERTPKDLFATAED; via the coding sequence ATGATCAAGAAAATCCTTATTGCCAACCGCGGCGAAATCGCCCTGCGCATCGTACGAGCCTGCCGTGAGCTTGGCGTCAAGACCCTGGCCGTCTACTCCGAGGCCGATGAGCAGTCCCTGCACGTACAGCTGGCCGACGAGGCCATCTGTATCGGTCCGGCCGCCTCCAGCGAGAGCTACCTGAAGGCTGACCGCATCATCAGTGCGGCCGAGATTGCCGATGTGGACGCGATTCACCCCGGCTTCGGCTTTCTCTCGGAAAACGCCGAGTTCGCCGAGCAGTGCGAGAGCTGCAACATCAAGTTTATCGGCCCGAACTCCTCTACCATCCGCTTGATGGGGGATAAGGCGATGGCCAAGTCCGTCGCCCTCAAGGCCAAGGCCCCGGTCATCCCCGGCAGCGACGGTCCCGTCGAGACCGAGACCGAAGCCCTCAAGCTGGCCAAGCAGATCGGCTTCCCGGTGATCATCAAGGCCGTCGCCGGTGGGGGTGGTAAGGGCATGCGCCTGGCCCACAACGCCGTGGCCTTCGTCCGCGAGTTCCAGCTGGCCCGCGCTGAGGCCGAGAAAGCCTTCGGGAATGGCTCGGTCTACGTGGAGAAATTTATCGAAAACCCGCGCCACATCGAGTTCCAGCTCCTGGGTGACGAGCACGGTAAGATCATCCACCTCGGTGAGCGTGACTGCTCGGTGCAGCGCCGCTACCAGAAGGTGGTTGAAGAGGCTCCGTCCCCCTTCGTGGATGAGAAGCTGCGCGCGAAAATGGGTAAGGCCGCTGTGGCCATCGCCGAAGAGTGCGGCTATCAGAATGCCGGAACGGTGGAGTTCCTCGTCGATAAAAACGGTGACTTCTACTTTATCGAGATGAACACCCGCATCCAGGTCGAGCATGGTATCACCGAGGAGGTGACCGGCTACGATCTGGTCAAGCGTCAGATCGCGATCGCCGCTGGTGAAAAGCTCGACCTCGACCAGAAGGACGTGCGCTTCATCCGCCACGCCATTGAGTGCCGTATCAATGCCGAGGATCCGGCCCGCAACTTTGCCCCGTGCCCCGGTAAGATCGACCTGTACTACCCGCCCGGTGGCCATGGCGTTCGTATCGACTCGCACATTTATGGTGGCTATGTCGTGCCTCCCTACTACGACAGCATGATCTCCAAGGTCATCTCCTACGGGCAGACCCGTGAGATCGCCATCGACCGCATGTACCGTGCCCTTAACGAGTACATCATCCGTGGCATCCGCACCTCGATTCCCTTCTGTGCCGCTATCATGAAGGACCCGGTCTTCCGCTCCGGTGAAGCCACCACGAAGTTTGTGGGCGACTTTATGGAGCGCACGCCGAAGGATCTCTTCGCGACGGCTGAGGACTGA
- the accB gene encoding acetyl-CoA carboxylase biotin carboxyl carrier protein has translation MDLKEIKQVVELMKRSDLTEFEIEEKDLKLRICRESQKPVAVAAAPVMAPAAPAPAAAPAAPAAPAKPVEEPGTEFIKSPMVGTFYRAPSPDSPSFVEIGAVVKADSVVCIIEAMKVMNEIHAEAKGKILEVLVENGQSVEYGQPLFKIKAS, from the coding sequence ATGGACCTTAAGGAAATCAAACAAGTCGTAGAGTTGATGAAGCGTTCGGACCTCACTGAGTTCGAAATCGAGGAAAAGGACCTCAAGCTGCGCATCTGCCGTGAGTCTCAAAAGCCTGTCGCGGTTGCCGCGGCACCTGTCATGGCGCCTGCCGCCCCGGCTCCTGCTGCCGCTCCCGCGGCTCCTGCCGCCCCGGCCAAGCCCGTCGAAGAGCCGGGCACCGAGTTCATCAAATCGCCCATGGTAGGCACCTTTTATCGTGCCCCCAGCCCGGACAGCCCGTCCTTCGTGGAGATCGGGGCCGTCGTCAAGGCCGACTCTGTCGTGTGTATCATCGAGGCCATGAAGGTCATGAACGAGATTCACGCTGAGGCCAAGGGCAAGATCCTGGAAGTGCTCGTGGAGAACGGCCAATCGGTCGAGTACGGCCAGCCGCTTTTCAAGATCAAGGCTTCCTGA
- the purN gene encoding phosphoribosylglycinamide formyltransferase, whose product MVRIVLLGSGRGSNAEAILKAQDDGKLGLAQVVGIFCDKPEAPMLKLGPRFDVPAFYLHPGKFKTKLEGEAEAHWIETIQRLQPDFIVLAGFMRVIKPPFIEAFNGRIINLHPSLLPKYPGLHSIQRAIEAGDAETGCTVHWVTPEIDAGEILGQTRVPIEKGEPLEAVEAKVHAAEHELLPATIRRLSDELMLGNLQ is encoded by the coding sequence ATGGTACGCATCGTATTACTTGGTTCCGGCCGTGGCAGTAATGCCGAGGCCATCCTCAAAGCACAGGACGACGGCAAGCTCGGACTGGCCCAGGTCGTGGGTATCTTCTGCGACAAGCCCGAGGCCCCCATGCTCAAGCTTGGCCCGCGTTTTGACGTGCCCGCCTTTTACCTGCATCCGGGTAAGTTCAAAACCAAGCTCGAAGGCGAAGCCGAAGCCCACTGGATCGAGACCATCCAGCGCCTGCAGCCGGACTTCATCGTGCTGGCCGGCTTCATGCGGGTGATCAAGCCGCCCTTTATCGAGGCCTTTAACGGGCGCATCATCAACCTGCACCCCAGCCTCCTGCCCAAGTATCCCGGCCTGCACTCCATCCAGCGCGCCATCGAGGCCGGTGATGCCGAGACCGGCTGCACCGTCCACTGGGTCACCCCCGAGATCGACGCTGGCGAAATACTCGGCCAAACACGCGTGCCGATCGAAAAAGGCGAGCCGCTGGAAGCCGTCGAGGCAAAGGTCCACGCCGCAGAGCACGAGCTCCTGCCCGCCACCATCCGACGCCTCTCCGACGAGCTCATGCTCGGCAACCTCCAGTAA
- a CDS encoding helix-turn-helix domain-containing protein, which translates to MPNIGDRLEEARKRQGISIREAAEGTKIRSDFLMNFENNQFDFDLPDVYKRGFLKIYGHYLKLDTDKLMTDYNAVLLGSSKLANKRDSREFFGRMDLPEETKTLGSTDSAPPFGEHSPKVVKTARLKDRPSSAHDGPADPVEQNTDKSLYWKIGLIVAGTFVLVGLLAVLVNMLISPSDPAVEDDTAPASAVSSGSSTTTPLQPATTPAEAGDVTITATGGNAYVLVRQESDLQELFKGNLSDGQSTTLSRAGTIRVVSPEIQNVTVEIDGQRYKSNQTGLRQTYYGMDGPIAPPQSR; encoded by the coding sequence ATGCCAAACATCGGAGACAGATTAGAGGAAGCGCGCAAGCGGCAGGGTATCTCCATCCGCGAAGCTGCCGAAGGAACGAAAATCCGCAGCGATTTCCTCATGAACTTCGAGAACAACCAGTTCGATTTCGATCTGCCCGATGTTTATAAGCGCGGCTTCCTGAAAATTTACGGCCACTACCTCAAGCTCGATACCGACAAGCTGATGACGGACTACAACGCCGTCCTGCTCGGGTCCAGCAAGCTGGCCAACAAGCGCGACAGCCGCGAGTTCTTCGGCCGCATGGATCTGCCCGAAGAGACAAAGACTCTCGGCAGCACGGACTCCGCCCCGCCCTTTGGCGAGCACAGCCCGAAAGTGGTCAAGACCGCACGCCTCAAGGACCGCCCGAGCAGCGCCCACGACGGCCCGGCTGATCCGGTCGAGCAGAACACGGACAAATCCCTTTACTGGAAAATCGGCCTCATCGTAGCAGGCACGTTTGTACTGGTCGGCCTGCTGGCCGTCCTCGTCAACATGCTCATCAGCCCGAGTGATCCAGCGGTTGAGGACGACACCGCCCCGGCCTCCGCCGTCTCCAGCGGGAGTTCAACGACCACCCCCCTCCAGCCCGCCACCACACCTGCCGAAGCTGGCGACGTGACCATCACCGCCACCGGCGGTAATGCCTACGTACTCGTACGCCAGGAAAGCGACCTGCAGGAACTCTTTAAGGGCAACCTCAGTGACGGTCAGTCTACGACCCTGAGCCGCGCCGGTACCATCCGCGTGGTCAGCCCTGAGATCCAGAACGTCACGGTCGAGATCGACGGTCAGCGCTACAAGTCCAACCAGACCGGACTGCGCCAGACCTACTACGGCATGGACGGTCCGATCGCTCCTCCCCAGAGCCGCTAG